Proteins encoded by one window of Micromonospora coxensis:
- a CDS encoding flagellar biosynthesis protein FlgA, with product MAGGRTGGALGPVRRPRLPTGGTLLRAGLVAALLGLAVLVLDSGESCPGPGPAAPGPSATAPDRPSGVAATEPDGRPAGAAPGGGRSAVGAPTEGPAAGGTRVGGGRPGALPLPSGSVGVPVRLAEPAALAVLRPGARVDLLVVPAGGVEAVPLASAALVLDVVGGDSADGSSALYLALGPDQARRTVGQPEGSRFTVVVRG from the coding sequence GTGGCCGGCGGTCGGACGGGTGGCGCGCTGGGGCCGGTACGCCGGCCGCGCCTGCCCACGGGCGGCACGCTGCTGCGCGCCGGTCTGGTCGCCGCCCTGCTCGGGCTCGCCGTGCTCGTGCTGGACAGCGGGGAGAGCTGCCCCGGTCCGGGGCCGGCCGCGCCCGGCCCGTCGGCCACCGCTCCCGACCGGCCGTCGGGCGTCGCCGCGACGGAGCCGGACGGGCGGCCGGCCGGCGCGGCGCCCGGGGGTGGGCGCTCGGCCGTCGGCGCGCCGACGGAAGGGCCGGCGGCCGGCGGCACCCGGGTCGGTGGTGGGCGGCCGGGTGCCCTGCCGCTGCCGAGCGGGTCGGTGGGCGTACCGGTGCGGTTGGCGGAGCCGGCGGCGCTCGCCGTGCTCCGGCCCGGCGCGCGGGTCGACCTGCTGGTCGTACCGGCCGGCGGGGTCGAGGCGGTGCCGCTGGCGTCGGCGGCGCTGGTGCTGGACGTGGTGGGCGGCGACAGCGCGGACGGCTCGTCGGCGCTCTACCTGGCCCTCGGGCCGGACCAGGCGCGGCGCACGGTGGGCCAGCCGGAGGGGAGCCGCTTCACGGTCGTCGTCCGGGGCTGA
- a CDS encoding dihydrofolate reductase family protein: protein MRRLIVQSYLTLDGVLQAPGTPREDTDGGFAYGGWSVNYWDDRMGEAMGRALSRPFDLVLGRRTYDLFAAHWPRVTDESAKPLNDATKYVASRGRPHLGWHRSVLIEGDAAEGVAALKQGDGPDLQVHGSGDLAQTLIRAGLVDEYRLWTFPVVVGTGKRLFADGTVPAGLTLVDSQVFDTGVMRGTYLPAGEIPLGSLALD, encoded by the coding sequence ATGAGAAGGCTGATCGTGCAGAGCTACCTGACCCTCGACGGGGTCCTGCAGGCCCCCGGTACCCCACGGGAGGACACCGACGGCGGCTTCGCGTACGGCGGCTGGTCGGTGAACTACTGGGACGACCGGATGGGCGAGGCCATGGGGCGGGCGTTGAGCCGGCCCTTCGACCTCGTCCTCGGCCGCCGGACGTACGACCTCTTCGCCGCCCACTGGCCCCGGGTCACCGACGAGAGCGCCAAGCCGTTGAACGACGCGACGAAGTACGTCGCCTCGCGCGGCCGTCCGCACCTGGGGTGGCACCGGTCCGTGCTGATCGAGGGCGACGCCGCCGAGGGCGTCGCCGCGCTCAAGCAGGGCGACGGGCCGGACCTCCAGGTGCACGGCAGCGGCGACCTGGCCCAGACGCTGATCCGGGCCGGCCTCGTCGACGAGTACCGGCTGTGGACCTTCCCGGTCGTCGTCGGGACGGGCAAGCGGCTGTTCGCCGACGGCACCGTCCCGGCCGGGCTGACGCTGGTCGACAGCCAGGTGTTCGACACCGGGGTGATGCGGGGCACCTACCTGCCCGCCGGTGAGATCCCCCTCGGCTCGCTCGCACTGGACTGA
- a CDS encoding 5-formyltetrahydrofolate cyclo-ligase → MADFSDEAHSAPEAKRDIRVALLAARRALTADQRAGAAASVLAELVDLVRRLRPRRMTAYVPVGSEPGGPDLPAALRDALPAGGELLLPVLRDDLDLDWAGYAGPDALVAAGRGMREPDGPRLGRAAVGEAELVVVPALAVDRRGLRLGRGGGSYDRALARVPASTLTVALLHDGEFVDVLPAQPHDRPVRAVITPSGGLRTLGDAPGVDRHTSAGRIRG, encoded by the coding sequence GTGGCGGATTTTTCTGATGAAGCGCATTCGGCACCCGAGGCGAAGCGGGACATCCGCGTCGCGCTGCTCGCCGCCCGCCGGGCGCTCACCGCCGACCAGCGGGCCGGGGCCGCGGCGTCCGTCCTGGCCGAGCTGGTCGATCTGGTACGCCGGCTGCGCCCGCGCCGGATGACCGCGTACGTGCCGGTGGGCTCCGAGCCGGGCGGACCGGACCTGCCGGCGGCGCTGCGCGACGCGCTGCCCGCCGGGGGCGAGCTGCTGCTGCCGGTGCTCCGCGACGACCTGGACCTGGACTGGGCCGGGTACGCCGGGCCGGACGCGCTGGTGGCCGCCGGACGGGGCATGCGCGAGCCCGACGGCCCCCGGCTGGGACGCGCGGCGGTCGGCGAGGCGGAGCTGGTGGTGGTGCCGGCGCTGGCGGTGGACCGGCGGGGCCTGCGGCTGGGCCGGGGCGGCGGCTCGTACGACCGGGCGCTGGCCCGGGTGCCGGCCTCGACGCTGACCGTGGCGCTGCTGCACGACGGGGAGTTCGTCGACGTGCTGCCCGCCCAGCCCCACGACCGTCCGGTCCGCGCCGTGATAACCCCTTCGGGCGGCCTGCGTACGCTGGGTGACGCGCCCGGTGTCGATCGCCACACGTCCGCTGGACGAATCCGGGGGTGA
- a CDS encoding GNAT family N-acetyltransferase, giving the protein MLVDGPVVLRPYRRSDAVAWSEVRRANRAWLAPWESHLPGGWNETNSPAAFRYVHADQRRSARTGEGMPFAVCLREDGRDRLVGHLNVGSIVRRAFCSGYVGYWVDARVAGRGIIPTAMALAVDHAFGPGGLHRVEVNIRPENRPSRRVVEKLGFREEAYHVRYMHIDGAWRDHIGYAMTSEEVAAEGGLLARWHRIRAAAG; this is encoded by the coding sequence GTGCTGGTCGACGGGCCGGTGGTGCTGCGGCCGTACCGGCGCTCGGACGCGGTGGCCTGGTCCGAGGTGCGCCGCGCCAACCGGGCCTGGCTGGCGCCCTGGGAGTCGCACCTGCCGGGCGGCTGGAACGAGACCAACTCGCCGGCCGCGTTCCGCTACGTCCACGCCGACCAGCGGCGGTCGGCCCGTACCGGCGAGGGGATGCCCTTCGCGGTCTGCCTGCGCGAGGACGGCCGGGACCGGCTGGTCGGGCACCTCAACGTGGGCAGCATCGTGCGGCGCGCGTTCTGCTCCGGGTACGTCGGATACTGGGTGGACGCCCGGGTGGCCGGTCGCGGCATCATCCCCACCGCGATGGCGCTCGCGGTGGACCACGCCTTCGGACCAGGAGGGCTGCACCGGGTCGAGGTGAACATCCGGCCGGAGAACAGACCCTCCCGGCGGGTGGTGGAGAAGCTCGGCTTCCGTGAGGAGGCGTACCACGTGCGCTACATGCACATCGACGGTGCGTGGCGTGACCACATCGGATACGCGATGACCAGTGAGGAAGTGGCCGCCGAAGGTGGACTGTTGGCGCGGTGGCACCGGATCCGCGCCGCCGCGGGGTGA
- a CDS encoding DUF4352 domain-containing protein, producing MSQPQPPYGPQDPNQPPVDPFPTAPVPQYPADPTAAPPPVSGPPQNPYAPVDPTTPQPPVSGSPYAPPPVSGSPYPAYDPNASMPPVSGAPYPPVSGAPHPVSGGGYPPVSGPGYPPPPGAPLGPPMTSGAKKKPWLIIGIVVAVLLLLCCGGGIAALAVGGKKAADKAEEIERSLPTPGTTSLPDLPGTKPSASSPADGETFNMKAGDTLVIEDDEGTLEITIRKFSTSTKGCRSFAPAPSKGLYLIADVTATVTKGKASINPFYFQWVAEDGTTSNGLAAALSGCGGDMLDSGSGIRAGSKRSGAVVFDVKDKNGVVEYEHRFEAAGSWKP from the coding sequence GTGAGCCAGCCCCAGCCCCCCTACGGGCCGCAGGACCCCAACCAGCCGCCGGTGGACCCGTTCCCCACGGCGCCGGTGCCCCAGTACCCCGCCGACCCGACCGCCGCGCCGCCCCCGGTCTCCGGCCCGCCGCAGAACCCGTACGCGCCGGTCGATCCGACCACCCCGCAGCCGCCGGTTTCCGGCTCGCCGTACGCCCCGCCGCCCGTGTCGGGCTCGCCGTACCCGGCCTACGACCCGAACGCCTCGATGCCGCCGGTGTCGGGGGCGCCGTACCCGCCGGTCTCCGGCGCACCGCACCCGGTCTCCGGGGGCGGCTACCCGCCGGTGTCCGGTCCCGGCTACCCGCCGCCGCCCGGCGCGCCGCTCGGCCCGCCGATGACGTCCGGCGCGAAGAAGAAGCCGTGGCTCATCATCGGCATCGTGGTCGCGGTGCTGCTCCTGCTCTGCTGCGGCGGCGGCATCGCGGCGCTGGCCGTCGGGGGCAAGAAGGCCGCCGACAAGGCGGAGGAGATCGAGCGCTCGCTGCCGACGCCGGGCACGACCTCGCTGCCGGACCTGCCCGGCACGAAGCCGTCGGCGTCCAGCCCGGCCGACGGCGAGACCTTCAACATGAAGGCCGGTGACACCCTGGTCATCGAGGACGACGAGGGCACCCTGGAGATCACCATCCGCAAGTTCTCCACCTCCACCAAGGGCTGCCGCTCGTTCGCCCCGGCCCCGTCCAAGGGCCTGTACCTGATCGCCGACGTGACCGCGACGGTGACCAAGGGCAAGGCGTCGATCAACCCGTTCTACTTCCAGTGGGTGGCCGAGGACGGCACCACCAGCAACGGCCTGGCCGCCGCCCTCTCCGGCTGCGGCGGCGACATGCTGGACTCCGGCAGCGGCATCCGGGCCGGCAGCAAGCGCTCCGGCGCGGTGGTCTTCGACGTCAAGGACAAGAACGGCGTCGTCGAGTACGAGCACCGGTTCGAGGCCGCCGGCTCCTGGAAGCCGTGA
- a CDS encoding molybdopterin molybdotransferase MoeA gives MTATADAEAAANELTPLADYLGSVLRRLRALPPLDLDLTQAYGNVLAEDVVAPHSFPAFDQAAVDGYAARWEDLVGYGPVPSGGPGGRTVRLNVVGDLGAASWRPVRLTPGSCFSVAAGAPLPVAADVVVPVEWTDQGMAAVEIFRTPKRGYGVRRAGEELPAGTLLARAGTYVSPALVAVLAATGIGHVVVRPSPRVVIVATGDELVDVGRGSQPGQVVDANSHALTAAAAEVGALAYRVGICDDDPEGLRGLLEDQTLRADLIITTGGTGTGPGDMVRRILSRREGGRAGPVTFTEVALYPGTALGFGTVGAEEVPVVCLPGEPGAALIGFEVLARPAINLLAGAEPVFRPSVRAHLLETITSPGGLREFRPAHVAERRGGGYTVQPLPGGPFTLSGLAEANGLMVLGERVTSAAAGSTVDVLLLDRRR, from the coding sequence ATGACCGCGACGGCCGACGCCGAGGCGGCCGCGAACGAGTTGACGCCGCTCGCCGACTACCTGGGCAGCGTGCTGCGCAGGTTGCGCGCGCTGCCTCCGCTCGACCTCGACCTCACCCAGGCGTACGGCAACGTCCTCGCCGAGGACGTCGTGGCGCCGCACTCGTTCCCCGCCTTCGACCAGGCTGCGGTCGACGGGTACGCGGCACGCTGGGAGGACCTCGTCGGCTACGGCCCGGTCCCCTCCGGGGGGCCGGGCGGCCGCACCGTGCGGTTGAACGTGGTCGGCGACCTGGGGGCGGCGAGCTGGCGGCCGGTCCGGCTCACCCCGGGCTCGTGCTTCTCCGTGGCCGCCGGGGCCCCGCTGCCCGTCGCCGCGGACGTGGTCGTCCCGGTGGAGTGGACCGACCAGGGCATGGCCGCGGTGGAGATCTTCCGCACCCCCAAGCGGGGGTACGGCGTGCGCCGCGCCGGTGAGGAACTGCCCGCCGGCACCCTGCTCGCCCGCGCCGGCACGTACGTCTCACCGGCGCTGGTCGCCGTCCTCGCCGCCACCGGGATCGGGCACGTGGTGGTCCGGCCCAGCCCCCGGGTGGTCATCGTGGCCACCGGCGACGAACTGGTGGACGTGGGCCGGGGCAGCCAGCCCGGTCAGGTGGTGGACGCCAACTCGCACGCGTTGACCGCCGCCGCGGCCGAGGTGGGCGCGCTGGCGTACCGGGTGGGCATCTGCGACGACGACCCGGAGGGGCTGCGCGGCCTGTTGGAGGACCAGACCCTGCGGGCCGACCTGATCATCACCACCGGCGGCACCGGCACCGGCCCCGGCGACATGGTCCGCCGGATCCTGTCCAGGAGGGAGGGTGGCCGCGCCGGGCCGGTCACCTTCACCGAGGTGGCGCTCTATCCCGGCACCGCGCTCGGATTCGGTACGGTCGGCGCCGAGGAGGTGCCGGTGGTCTGTCTGCCCGGTGAGCCCGGCGCGGCGCTGATCGGCTTCGAGGTGCTGGCCCGTCCGGCGATCAACCTGCTGGCCGGGGCGGAGCCGGTGTTCCGGCCGAGTGTCCGGGCGCACCTGCTGGAGACGATCACCTCGCCCGGCGGGCTGCGCGAGTTCCGCCCCGCGCACGTGGCCGAGCGGCGCGGCGGCGGCTACACCGTCCAGCCGCTGCCCGGTGGGCCGTTCACCCTCTCCGGCCTGGCCGAGGCGAACGGGCTGATGGTGCTGGGGGAGCGGGTCACCAGCGCGGCGGCCGGCTCCACGGTGGACGTGCTCCTGCTGGACCGGCGCCGGTGA
- the sepX gene encoding divisome protein SepX/GlpR, producing the protein MRVPTSVLLAVLAAAGLLALAPALVRRYDATERLVAERAQSTARVLQRRRRRRTVPGRRPVNPSRALVVTLSENANTGGLAAPVSAPPAPARRKGRLRAVPPPPKRARRRPPPRRHHTPAVYRRRRVLAALVLLNTVELVGVIVVGPGFWISVSVTGMLLVAYVVHLRARAVAERRRRRLRAREAAWLAARQAEVRREQARRAAARREAQRRLAAQREAVRRTAMGLDRSGDLPAAASGGGSVMYRRSGGLRGRPYSSGRGPHSA; encoded by the coding sequence GTGAGGGTGCCGACCTCGGTGCTCCTCGCCGTCCTCGCCGCCGCCGGCCTGCTCGCCCTCGCGCCGGCGCTGGTCCGCCGGTACGACGCCACAGAGCGGCTGGTGGCGGAGCGGGCGCAGTCGACGGCGCGGGTGCTCCAGCGCCGCCGACGGCGTCGTACTGTCCCCGGTCGGCGGCCGGTCAACCCGTCCCGCGCCCTTGTCGTCACACTCAGTGAGAACGCGAACACGGGCGGTCTGGCCGCGCCGGTCTCCGCGCCGCCCGCCCCGGCCCGCCGCAAGGGGCGGCTGCGCGCCGTGCCGCCCCCGCCGAAGCGGGCCCGCCGCCGGCCGCCGCCCCGCCGGCACCACACCCCCGCCGTCTACCGGCGCCGCCGGGTGCTCGCCGCGCTGGTGCTGCTCAACACCGTCGAACTGGTCGGCGTGATCGTGGTCGGCCCCGGATTCTGGATCAGCGTCTCGGTCACCGGCATGCTGCTCGTGGCGTACGTCGTCCACCTGCGGGCGCGGGCGGTGGCCGAGCGCCGCCGGCGGCGGCTGCGGGCCCGCGAGGCCGCCTGGCTGGCCGCCCGGCAGGCCGAGGTGCGGCGGGAGCAGGCCCGTCGGGCGGCGGCCCGCCGGGAGGCGCAGCGCCGCCTGGCGGCCCAGCGCGAGGCGGTACGGCGTACCGCCATGGGCCTGGACCGCTCCGGCGACCTGCCGGCGGCGGCCAGCGGCGGCGGTTCGGTGATGTACCGGCGCTCCGGCGGCCTGCGCGGCCGCCCCTACTCCTCCGGCCGAGGCCCCCACTCCGCCTGA
- a CDS encoding GNAT family N-acetyltransferase — MSGPPDTGVPTSTPSPEPGAPVLRAATHADLPVMSRAHVDLLPVGLFPSLGARFVRRWHRTYLDSPHGLGYVVVDPAAPGEIVGFLVGTTDHAAHTTALAADRRAMAALAVTGLTALCVRPRVAARLVRSRLRPWTRRLSTQRQGASGRGPAAPARTGQVAVMSALAVHPDWRGSGIGVRLAMRFVEHARDAGAQRAELQTSTGPLGAAGFYERLGWEAGPQQPSPDGEDALRTYHLALRG; from the coding sequence GTGAGCGGCCCTCCGGACACCGGTGTCCCCACGTCGACGCCGAGCCCGGAGCCGGGCGCCCCCGTCCTGCGGGCGGCGACGCACGCGGACCTGCCCGTCATGTCCCGCGCCCACGTCGATCTCCTGCCCGTGGGACTGTTCCCGTCGCTCGGCGCACGGTTCGTCCGGCGTTGGCACCGCACGTACCTCGACTCGCCGCACGGCCTCGGTTACGTCGTCGTCGACCCGGCCGCGCCGGGAGAGATCGTCGGGTTCCTGGTCGGCACCACCGACCACGCCGCCCACACCACGGCGCTGGCGGCGGACCGGCGCGCGATGGCGGCGCTCGCGGTCACCGGGCTCACCGCGCTGTGCGTCCGGCCCCGGGTGGCCGCCCGCCTGGTGCGCTCGCGGCTGCGTCCGTGGACCCGCCGGCTGTCCACCCAACGGCAGGGAGCGAGCGGACGCGGTCCGGCAGCGCCGGCCCGGACCGGACAGGTTGCCGTCATGAGCGCGCTGGCGGTGCACCCGGACTGGCGTGGGAGCGGCATCGGGGTACGGCTGGCGATGCGCTTCGTCGAGCACGCCCGGGACGCGGGTGCCCAGCGGGCCGAGTTGCAGACCTCTACCGGCCCGTTGGGGGCGGCCGGGTTCTACGAGCGGTTGGGCTGGGAGGCCGGACCGCAGCAGCCCTCGCCGGACGGTGAGGACGCGCTGCGCACGTACCACCTGGCGCTGCGCGGATAG
- a CDS encoding CsbD family protein, with product MSSIERPSEQVEQVAGPARARLGDMTRDERAEAEQVMRRDEIRGRQPGEHVQEDAGDARDDFTS from the coding sequence ATGAGCTCCATCGAGCGGCCGAGCGAGCAGGTCGAACAGGTCGCCGGGCCCGCCCGCGCCCGGCTGGGTGACATGACCCGGGACGAGCGGGCCGAGGCGGAACAGGTGATGCGGCGCGACGAGATCCGGGGCAGGCAGCCCGGGGAGCACGTCCAGGAGGACGCAGGGGACGCGAGGGACGACTTCACCAGCTGA
- a CDS encoding diguanylate cyclase — protein MTLRGRLTAAFLAVVLGPVLVGAVFVGTTLTAVDRSRSADRLGLAASTVRASVDALCQQLRAAADAVALRVDPAARAGAAGQVVSRGLAAAVLVTDGTGATTYVTPGAPPTPWQDCSGSRAAPGPVRALSARVDLRDPAGAALGTVAAAQVVDPAFVARLAAATGVAVTLLDGDADRVTFTTEADGVRETVLAATGEQVTETPDGRYARRLGPSPGQPLPLVLSVSGEQPAGLPAVLLGAVLLAVVLAVLAAWRLARVTTRPLVELAGAVDRVAHGDLTARVPVRSRDEIGRLADAFNRMTRETASYVTALTSSRDQLRGHLAVLGDTLASTHDLQRILRVILHSAVAATGARAGAVLLLDGGDVLVGRCAEGLEGRLPDGQLRVPVGAGVIGSVAATGEARRGRVDPQTAPVGEPPCETYVAVPFAAPTAGDPAGRDPAVGVLALYDRLGGAEFDDDDLATLRTFAGHAAVAVENVRVHEEAQRLSLTDPLTGLWNYRYLRESLRREVERANRFGRMLSILALDLDRFKRVNDTYGHAAGDAVLAEFARRVRGEIREVDLAFRQGGEEFVLLLPETDARGAAIVAERLGSAVRDTPITVADQLSIPVTVSIGIAVYPDHASTGQEVLDAADEALYAAKAAGRDGYRVTGQRADTPTAEIPVPAGAVSPEDGLPRAGPPAAGGRHAAGASRPAPGVTQPATGGASSGPQPPRQSRGR, from the coding sequence TTGACGCTACGCGGGCGGTTGACGGCGGCCTTCCTCGCGGTGGTGCTCGGCCCGGTGCTGGTCGGCGCGGTCTTCGTCGGCACCACCCTGACGGCCGTCGACCGCAGCCGCTCCGCCGACCGCCTCGGGCTCGCCGCGTCCACCGTCCGCGCCTCGGTCGACGCCCTCTGCCAGCAGTTGCGCGCCGCCGCCGACGCGGTGGCGCTGCGCGTCGACCCGGCCGCCCGGGCCGGGGCCGCCGGGCAGGTGGTCAGCCGGGGGCTCGCCGCCGCCGTGCTGGTCACCGACGGCACCGGCGCCACCACCTACGTCACTCCCGGCGCCCCGCCGACGCCCTGGCAGGACTGCTCCGGCAGCCGGGCCGCGCCCGGGCCGGTGCGCGCGCTCAGCGCCCGGGTGGACCTGCGCGACCCGGCCGGCGCGGCGCTCGGCACCGTCGCCGCCGCCCAGGTCGTCGACCCGGCGTTCGTGGCCCGGCTGGCCGCCGCGACCGGCGTCGCGGTCACCCTGCTCGACGGCGACGCCGACCGGGTCACCTTCACCACCGAGGCCGACGGCGTACGCGAGACCGTGCTGGCCGCCACCGGCGAACAGGTCACCGAGACCCCCGACGGCCGGTACGCGCGGCGGCTCGGCCCGTCCCCCGGGCAGCCGCTGCCGCTGGTGCTCTCCGTCTCCGGCGAGCAGCCGGCCGGGTTGCCCGCCGTCCTGCTCGGCGCGGTGCTGCTCGCCGTGGTGCTGGCGGTGCTGGCGGCCTGGCGGCTGGCCCGGGTGACCACCCGGCCGTTGGTCGAGCTGGCCGGCGCGGTGGACCGGGTCGCCCACGGCGACCTGACCGCCCGGGTGCCGGTGCGCAGCCGCGACGAGATCGGCCGGCTGGCCGACGCGTTCAACCGGATGACCCGGGAGACCGCCAGCTACGTGACCGCCCTGACCAGCAGCCGCGACCAGCTGCGCGGGCACCTCGCGGTGCTCGGTGACACCCTGGCCAGCACCCACGACCTGCAACGCATCCTGCGGGTGATCCTGCACAGCGCCGTCGCGGCCACCGGGGCCCGGGCCGGCGCGGTGCTGCTGCTCGACGGCGGCGACGTGCTGGTGGGGCGGTGCGCCGAAGGGCTGGAGGGCCGGCTGCCGGACGGGCAGCTGCGGGTGCCGGTCGGGGCCGGGGTGATCGGGTCGGTGGCGGCCACCGGGGAGGCCCGGCGGGGGCGGGTGGACCCGCAGACCGCGCCGGTGGGGGAGCCGCCCTGCGAGACGTACGTGGCGGTGCCCTTCGCCGCGCCCACCGCCGGTGATCCCGCCGGCCGTGACCCGGCGGTGGGGGTGCTGGCCCTCTACGACCGCCTCGGCGGCGCGGAGTTCGACGACGACGACCTGGCCACCCTGCGCACCTTCGCCGGGCACGCGGCGGTGGCGGTGGAGAACGTCCGGGTGCACGAGGAGGCGCAACGGCTCTCCCTCACCGACCCGCTGACCGGGCTGTGGAACTACCGCTACCTGCGGGAGTCGCTGCGCCGGGAGGTGGAGCGCGCCAACCGGTTCGGCCGGATGCTGAGCATCCTCGCCCTCGACCTGGACCGGTTCAAGCGGGTCAACGACACGTACGGCCACGCGGCCGGGGACGCCGTGCTGGCCGAGTTCGCCCGGCGGGTACGCGGCGAGATCCGCGAGGTCGACCTGGCGTTCCGGCAGGGCGGCGAGGAGTTCGTGCTGCTGCTGCCGGAGACCGACGCGCGCGGCGCGGCGATCGTCGCCGAGCGGCTCGGCTCGGCCGTCCGGGACACCCCGATCACCGTGGCCGACCAGCTCTCCATCCCGGTGACCGTCTCCATCGGCATCGCCGTCTACCCGGACCACGCCAGCACCGGGCAGGAGGTGCTCGACGCCGCCGACGAGGCGCTCTACGCGGCCAAGGCCGCCGGGCGCGACGGCTACCGGGTCACCGGGCAGCGCGCCGACACCCCGACGGCGGAGATCCCCGTCCCGGCCGGGGCGGTCAGCCCGGAGGACGGGCTGCCCCGCGCCGGCCCGCCGGCGGCCGGCGGCCGGCACGCCGCGGGCGCGTCCCGGCCCGCCCCGGGTGTGACGCAGCCGGCTACGGGCGGCGCGTCTTCCGGTCCTCAACCGCCGAGACAGAGCCGTGGCCGATAG
- a CDS encoding UTP--glucose-1-phosphate uridylyltransferase has translation MSEHSANPSTAAATGRPHAVKAVIPAAGLATRFLPATKAVPKELLPVVDRPVLQYIVEEATQAGITDVLLITGRGKTAMVDHFDRRPDLEERLAKKPDLLAAVKRTEELAAIHTCRQPEQLGLGHAVGFAESHVGDAPFAVLLGDEFVKPSEPLLPAMLELQARTGGVVLAFFEVDPAETSRYGIASVEPAESELTDVGEVVKVTGMVEKPDPKDAPSNLAVLGRYVLPGRIFDAIRRTEPGSGGEIQLTDAMELLRHEGVPVHAIVYRGTRYDTGMPLGYLQTVVQIAAEREDLGAEFRKWLAEFVNKGDETVTAAIINGMRDASGGPST, from the coding sequence ATGTCGGAGCACTCAGCGAACCCCTCAACGGCCGCCGCAACCGGTCGTCCCCACGCCGTCAAGGCCGTCATTCCGGCCGCCGGCCTGGCCACCCGGTTCCTGCCGGCCACCAAGGCGGTCCCCAAGGAGCTGCTGCCGGTCGTCGACCGGCCGGTGCTGCAGTACATCGTCGAGGAGGCCACCCAGGCCGGGATCACCGACGTGCTGCTGATCACCGGGCGCGGCAAGACGGCCATGGTGGACCACTTCGACCGCCGTCCCGACCTGGAGGAGCGGCTCGCCAAGAAGCCCGACCTGCTGGCCGCCGTCAAGCGGACCGAGGAACTGGCCGCGATCCACACCTGCCGCCAGCCCGAACAGCTCGGTCTCGGCCACGCCGTCGGGTTCGCCGAGTCGCACGTCGGCGACGCGCCCTTCGCGGTGCTGCTCGGCGACGAGTTCGTCAAGCCGTCCGAGCCGCTGCTGCCGGCCATGCTGGAGCTGCAGGCCCGCACCGGCGGCGTGGTGCTGGCCTTCTTCGAGGTCGACCCGGCCGAGACCAGCCGGTACGGCATCGCCTCCGTCGAGCCCGCCGAGTCCGAGCTGACCGACGTCGGCGAGGTCGTCAAGGTGACCGGCATGGTGGAGAAGCCCGACCCGAAGGACGCGCCGAGCAACCTCGCCGTGCTCGGCCGGTACGTGCTGCCGGGGCGGATCTTCGACGCGATCCGGCGCACCGAGCCGGGCAGCGGCGGCGAGATCCAGCTGACCGACGCCATGGAGCTGCTGCGCCACGAGGGCGTGCCGGTGCACGCGATCGTCTACCGTGGCACCCGCTACGACACCGGCATGCCGCTGGGCTACCTCCAGACGGTCGTGCAGATCGCCGCCGAGCGCGAGGACCTCGGCGCCGAGTTCCGCAAGTGGCTCGCCGAGTTCGTCAACAAGGGCGACGAGACAGTCACCGCGGCGATCATCAACGGGATGCGCGACGCGTCGGGCGGTCCTAGTACATGA
- a CDS encoding 4'-phosphopantetheinyl transferase family protein, translated as MRDLLPPAVSVVVAGPADWVGELLPAERTGLGERAVESRRRDFTAGRVCARRAMTGLGLPPVPVPAAADRSPLWPAGVVGTITHTRDYCAAAVARADDVRSVGMDAERQRELNPGVRRLICRPEEEDRCARLPAGTAWPVVLFSAKETVYKVWHPVVGSWLDFQDATVELDPDAGTFTARIDPVRVAAATVADPPTVVHGRFAVEDDLVRTAAVLLR; from the coding sequence ATGCGTGACCTGCTGCCACCGGCCGTGTCGGTCGTGGTGGCCGGGCCGGCGGACTGGGTGGGCGAACTGCTGCCCGCCGAGCGGACCGGCCTGGGCGAGCGCGCGGTGGAGAGCCGGCGGCGCGACTTCACCGCCGGGCGGGTCTGCGCCCGGCGGGCGATGACCGGCCTGGGCCTGCCGCCGGTGCCGGTGCCCGCGGCGGCCGACCGGTCCCCGCTCTGGCCGGCGGGCGTGGTCGGCACCATCACCCACACCCGCGACTACTGCGCCGCCGCGGTCGCCCGGGCCGACGACGTGCGCTCCGTCGGCATGGACGCCGAGCGGCAGCGCGAGCTCAACCCGGGGGTACGCCGGCTGATCTGCCGCCCCGAGGAGGAGGATCGCTGCGCCCGGCTGCCCGCGGGCACCGCGTGGCCGGTGGTGCTGTTCAGCGCCAAGGAGACCGTCTACAAGGTCTGGCATCCCGTCGTCGGGTCCTGGTTGGACTTCCAGGACGCCACCGTCGAGCTGGACCCCGACGCGGGGACGTTCACCGCGCGGATCGACCCGGTGCGGGTGGCCGCCGCGACGGTGGCCGATCCGCCCACCGTGGTCCACGGCCGCTTCGCGGTCGAGGACGACCTGGTCCGGACGGCCGCCGTGCTGCTGCGCTGA